In the Pseudonocardia cypriaca genome, one interval contains:
- a CDS encoding PDGLE domain-containing protein, with the protein MSAPTGRRTAVRFFLGFLAVALLVAGGLSYFASPDPDGLDTVTLNGCDVVETDAGEQLEGTCIAQHAGDHALSGGPLADYTVGGGEGTVGVAGVIGVLVTLVLAAGLFWLLRRRSPGRE; encoded by the coding sequence GTGAGCGCCCCGACGGGCCGGCGCACGGCCGTGCGCTTCTTCCTCGGCTTCCTCGCCGTCGCCCTGCTCGTCGCGGGCGGTCTGTCGTACTTCGCGAGCCCCGATCCCGACGGTCTCGACACCGTCACGCTGAACGGCTGCGACGTCGTCGAGACCGACGCGGGTGAGCAGCTGGAGGGCACCTGCATCGCGCAGCACGCCGGCGACCACGCGCTGTCGGGCGGCCCGTTGGCCGATTACACCGTCGGCGGTGGCGAGGGCACGGTCGGGGTGGCCGGGGTGATCGGCGTGCTCGTCACCCTCGTCCTCGCAGCCGGGCTGTTCTGGCTGCTACGCCGTCGCTCCCCCGGGAGGGAGTAG